The genomic DNA CTCCACTCGACTTTTGCGACCCGCACTAGCCCCTCTACACCTCCGTACAATCGGCAACCGCGATAATGGTCAAAGACACCAAGTTCTACGACCTCCTAGGGGTAAGCATAGCCTTGCTTGCGTCAAGTCAAAGATAGCCGTCTAACAACACCAGGTGTCACCAGACTGCACCGAGGCACAACTGAAATCAGCGTACAAGAAGGGAGCGCTCAAGTGGCATCCTGATAAGAATGCCCACAACCCAGAGGCTGCCGACAAGTTCAAGGACCTCTCACACGCATACGAGGTCCTTTCCGACCCACAAAAGCGTCAAATATACGACCAATATGGCGAGGAAGGCCTAGAGCAGGGTGGCATGGGCGGAGGAGGCGGCATGGCTGCTGAGGACCTGTTTGCGCAGTTCTTTGGCGGTGGTGGCGGCCCCTTTGGAGGCATGTTCGGCGGCGGCATGGGTGGAGGACGCGAACAAGGTCCCAAGAAGGCACGCACAATCTCCCACGTCCACAAGGTATCGCTCGAGGATGTCTATCGTGGCAAGGTTTCGAAACTTGCCCTCCAGAAATCCGTCATTTGCCCCAAGTGCCACGGTGTCGGTGGCAAGGAGGGTGCCGTTAAGAAGTGTGCGGGCTGCGATGGTCGCGGTATGAAGCACATGATGAGACAGATGGGCCCTATGATTCAGCGTTTCCAGACCGTGTGCCCCGACTGCCAGGGAGAGGGAGAAATCATCCGGGACAAGGACCGATGCAAGCAGTGCAACGGCAAGAAGACAATCATCGAACGCAAGGTCCTGCACGTTCACGTAGATCGTGGTGTTAAGAGCGGGCACAAGATCGAGTTCCGAGGCGAGGGTGACCAGCTACCTGACGTAGAACCCGGCGACGTTGTTTTCGAGATCGAGCAGAAGCCCCACGCCCGCTTCCAGCGCAAAGACGACGATCTCTTCTACCACACTGAGATCGACCTACTGACTGCCCTTGCCGGTGGTCAGATCCACATCGAGCACCTCGACGAGCGGTGGTTAACCGTCGACATCATCCCTGGCGAGTGCATCAGCCCTGGCGAAGTCAAGGTCATCCGTGGACAGGGTATGCCTTCGTACCGACACCACGACTTTGGTAACATGTACATCCAATTTGACGTCAAGTTCCCCGAGCGACTGGGCGGCGAAGACGGCACCCCCTTGACTCCGGAGCAGATCCGCGCCCTCGAATCGGTCCTACCTCCCCGCAAGGTTCCTGAGTCCCTGCCTCCGCCAGACGCTATGACGGAGGACTTTACGCTCGAAGATGTCGACGCATCAGGCGAGTCGGCGCGCGCACGCGGAATGGGTGGCATggatgatgacgacgatgaaATGCACCCTGGCGCTGAACGAGTACAGTGCGCATCGCAGTAAACGCTACACCTGTGTGTAACGGCCGGTGGGTGAAACGAAAGTACGATTTATGAGCAAAAAGGGCAGGACACGACAGTTGTAGGCGCTTTTACTGGGTGGGTGGTGTGAGATGGAACGAGCGGGGGATTTTTAGCTTCGGCTACTGCCTCCAAAAGTTCTTGGAAAAAAGTcgtcgacgacgacgaagcCGTTTGACGCAAAGGTTCTAGGCCGATACCCCATAATCGACATGGACTAACTCTGTACTTTGTTGTTTTCTTCCATCCTTTTACTATGATATCATTACTTTATCATGAGTATTTTCTTTTCTTTCAATGGATGCTGCAAGGTTCGGTTCATTAGACAGGCGTGTTTTTCTCTTAGACCGGGAGGAGATGGGGAGGTAGTCATAGTTTGAGGAATGGAATCTTGCGGTAATGTCTGCATTTGAGCTACTTGTGTTATCTGAGAAGTTTCCTAACGTTTTGCCTTTGATCATGACATTCTTCACCCGATTTACCCACCCCCATCCTACCATTCATCTACCGCCCCCTCCCTCCAAACGCTCCCCATCCAGCAAGTACCTCCCTCTCCCCCCAAAACATCCATTCACCCTCCCCATACTTGGCCAGCCCCTCCCTCCTTCCCCTCTCCCCCAGTTCACCCCACCTCAACAACAAATTGCCGTCTAGCACGCCTCTAGCGCCCGTCCCAGCATCCCACCCACCCTCCGCCACATCGCCTGTACGGAACGCGCGGGGATTCAAGCTACACGCCGAATCCAGCGTATTAGCCAAGTACGCGGTCAAGTTGGATAGCCGCCTATAGCTATCTTCACTAAGCGGGGTGAGCAAGGCGAGGGTGCCTGATTGCGTCGTATGTAGGATTTGGTGGAACGGTTGTTGTGGTGTGTCAGTTGTAGTGTTGGGGGAAGTGTCCATTGCGAAGGCGTCGGCCGGATTGGAGTTTGTGGCGGCGAAGTCGGTGGCAGAGGGGAGTTTGAGGTGGGAGTGTATGAGATGCAGGGAGGTGGGGAGGTGGCCTGTATGGAAGGTTGCCTTGTGGAGGAGGCGTGAGCCTGCTTCACTTTTTGGGTCTGTGGGTGAGGTGTTAGTGGGTGTGGGGGGATGAAGGGGCGATGAGGAGGGGGGAACGTACTATCAGGGTCGAACTGAAGGATTTGTAGGTTCATGTCTGCGTCTGCGACGACGAGATGGAGTTGTTGGTCGAAGGGGAGGAAGTCGACGGCTATGGTTTCGAGGTTATGCTTTGAGCGGGCGAAGAGAGACATCTTATATGGCTCTTCCTATTCGGTTGTTAGCGATGGGGTTCGGGAAGTTGAAGACTTTGAGACTTACTGTGTATCCTGTGAACCAGACACCTCTGTATGCATCGCCCATGGCGAGCATACCGGTCCCGGGCAGATTCTTCAGGTCGCTGACGTAGCATTGCATATCCATGAAGGCAACAGGAAGTAAGGTACCGTCTTCCTTGAGACCGCGAACCATGCACTTTTGTCCCTGTGCCATGATCAGGAATCCCTGAGTACCCAGTTCGGAGATGGCAGATACCGCACCCTTGACCTCGTCTTTGACGATGAGTTTCAGGCGCTTGTTGGTCTCGGGGCGATCAGGCTGCGGCACCACGGTGATGACTTCGAAGATACGAATACATCCTTTTGTAGCAAGATCTTCGCCATGGACGACTGAAGTACCGACAGCGATGAGATCTTTCCGCTGATGCGTTATCTCGCTGACTTCTAGGTTGAGCGTCTTGATGCTGAGAACAATTTCTTGCGGGTCCAAGATATGCGTGTCGATGATGGTCCAGGACTTTTCGTCCAGTAGTTTAACGACGCCACGCTCAATGCTTGGCTTAAAGGTGAGATCTTCTTTTGGTAGATCGTAGTGGTATGTCTCAGTCGGATCAAGCTGATAGTCTTCTGTTTGTCCAGTGCCCACAATGTACAATCCTGACGGGTGATACGTGAGGGCATGCACCTCAGAGTCCATTGGCATGCGCCGTGTTGCCCAGCCCAGGTGGCCATAGTGTGTTTGAGGCGGAAGCTGGCATATGCGAAGCGTATCTGTAGAGTCTAGGTATGCAAAGCCGCGCTGGCATTTTGAGGTGTGGAAGGAAGTGAGACTCTTGACAGGTTTGCCACTCAGACCGATTACACGCGGTGCGCTTGATGCCTCTTTGAAGATGAAGGCCGGTGTCGTGCCTCGCTGGAAAACAGTGCTGTATCCACAGACGTCGTCTAGCGCTACCAGGGTGCTTTCAAACCCAGGGTCTTCTGAACCATTGTCTTCGATGTATCGTGGTACATGCTGTTGAGAAAGCTTGACCCATCGTAAATTCTTCGTCCACAGATCAGATGCTGACCTGGACGGAGCGTGGAATGCCTTATAGATGACCAGGTTATCGCTAGATGTACGGATCTACAGGCTTATTAGTTATCGTCTACAAGTCAAAAAGAATCCCGACACTCACAATAAGATGGGGTGATTTAGTCGTCGCATCACCCAAATCCGCGGCCAATATCTCAGTAATGGTGGCCTTCGCAGCGCTCCGTTTAGGAACATAGTCCATCGTGAGCATAGGTGGCAGGAAGCTTAACGCTTCAGCTACGTAGCACGGCTTCTGCATGTCGGACATAGCGAATACACGAAGACCTCCCTCTGGTGTCAAAAGGAAGGCGAAGACTTCCGTAAAACTAGACGATTTGAATAGACTCGCCGACAGCCATTGTGACCCAGACAGGCCACTGGCTTCGACTTCTTCGAGTTCATCATCGCTATTAGCTTTGAAGATCTTAACACTGGAGTCCTCTCTAAGGATGAGCAAGTACGGATCCGCAAAACTAGCGTTAATGATGTTGAGCTCTTTGGTACTCCCcccctcttcttcctcttccaTGGACTGGATATGGACCAAGTTTAGTTCTAATCGGCTTGTTAGCAGGTTTGCCAATGGTCTACTTTAGCATGGATTTTACCAGAATCATAGATGCGAACTTCGGTCCGCATCACCTGCACGACCTTGGTGCCCGCTGCTAGGATACCAACCAATAGCGTTGTGCCTTCCTCTCGTTCAAAGTCGCCTTTGTCGGTTTCGGTAAGCTTATCGCCGTTGACTTCATAAACTACAGTGCCATCCTCGCCATTCTTGGACATTACCAAGTACTGGTCATAGTCCACGTCAGTAGCCATGTTGGCCTCAGTATCCTCACCAAACGCAGCTGTCACATCCCCAGGGGCTTGTTTCCGAGCATGCACAGCCCAGACACCATGTGCCGAAGGAAGTTCCTTTGTCGCTACACTGATGGGATGAAGTTCGCGGTCAAGCGCTGTTATTGCTCCCGCTGCCCCCCTACCAGTCGACAACATGATCTCACCCCTGTTCAGCGATTCGGTAACCTTGCCTGGATGTAAGACGGCGTCTTTAATAGGCGCTATACTTGGCAACACATCGTGTATCCTGAAGGTGTATGTTCCAGGTGCAGTGGGCTCCGAAACAGCGGCTGTGATCTTGTGCATAGTCGGTGCTGTATCGTTGTAAAGATCATCCTCCATGTCATCAATTTCCTCTTCCTCAGAATCGTCCTCTCCGTCAAGATCAGCATTTGACAGTTTTCTCCGTAATTGGTTTGTCAAGCCAGTCCAACCCAGCATGACGGATTCTCCGTCTTCGCTTCCAATGAAAAGCCGACCCCGTCCAAGATTGCTAGTGCATGAAGCTGCAGACTTGAGCAAGTGTCCACCATGATCTGCCGCAACAGTCTGGATGGTCATGCCAGATACGGTACGACCGTCCAAGGTGAAGGTGAGAATGAGAAGACGTCCATTGTTGAGCACGATCAGCACATCGCCTGTTTCTTGAGACAAAAGCTCGATGCTGCAGCCCTCCAGGTGCAATGCTAGATCTGACTGGTCGCTGAGAGAGAACGAAGTGCAAGCCTTGGCAAACTCATTCACTGCCACGCCGTTGGTCTTACCTCCCTGGTCGACATGTATGATCTCGTTCCCTCCCACTAGCAGAGCACCCCCAATGGGCGATGGTAGTGGCACCACTTTTGTGATATCGTATGGCAGTCCGGAGACTGATAGTAGTGTGGTCGAAGCCTTTTGTTCGAGATCGAGCGTGAAGACGGAGTAAGTGAGGATATCTTTTCGTTGGGCGAGTAAGGATGGGGCCGTGGCTCGCGAGGCAGCGACTATGCCAAAAGTGGGTTCGCGGTATTCGTGCAAGAATGCGAGATGAACGGGATGTGTTAGGGTGGGGTCGAGGTTCGTGAGCGGGAGGACAAAGGAGGAAGAATACGGCGTCTTGTGTTCTCCATTTGTGCCGTTCGCCTGGTCAGCCTTGGTCTCCTTAGGGCCGTCGGCATCGGAGTCGTAGTCATCTTCGACAAGATCACGCTGGCGAAAGGGCAGGATGGCGAGGTTGTGGGTACCAAACTTGAGGGCAGCGCATCTGCTGCTGGGATCTGCCGTCAAGAAGTTGTACGTATCTTTGAGATCAGCGGACCAAGGTGCAATGCCGGGCAAGTCTGGGTTCTCATAGTAGTGTATTGATATAGTATGCAGGTTGTACGTCTCCGGGTCCCACTCTACCAAACTGAGCTTTGCATCCCGAAATGCCACCAGCAGCGCCTCGCCCTTTGACTTTGTATTGAGTGCCTTTACGCGCGCAAGCGATATGACGGTGCCCGCGAGCGGGAACTCGGCGACGAGCACCAGCTTTGCCGTGTTTTCAGTGCGCTGCAAGGGCACGTCTGCTGCCTCTGTATCCAGATTGGCCGCCGCATTCTCCGAATTCTCTCCTGCGCCTGGTGTAACTTCGGTGGTGGTTGACTTGAGCTCGAAGATTTGTAAGAGCGAGTTCTTTGCGACGACTAGGTTGTTTGATCTAGAGTGCAGGAAGGGAAGATGGAGTGCATGGCTGACGGCCGTGGGTGGGGCTATTTCAGTGTAGCACTGCATGGCGAGGATAGAGTGTCTCGGCGACGCTGCTCATCGTACTACGGATGGGTATAGATGGTGGCCGAGAGAACAATGTCGCGATATTTGTTTGGTGTTGAGGCGCGTCAAAGAGCTCTGGATGCGCACATGTTCGCTAGCGGTGCAGGAGCTCTGGCCCGCGTACAAGGGTCATCCCCGCCCCCCCAGAGCTATGGAACGTCATCCTGCCGCAAGACTAGCAACAGCGACAAACAGGCTGCCATCGCCCATCCTCTTCCGTTATCCATCGGGCCTTGAGAAGACAGGGTATGTAATCCCTTCTTATATCGCCGAATTGGGGAGAAACAACATCTGACAGTCACAGCAGAGCTTCACCATGGCGCTCATACAAACCAGCCTCATCTGGGTGGCCTACGCCGTCGCAGTGGCCATCCTCTTCCTCATCGCGTCCACATTCGTCTACGTCTACCAGAAGCCGCGTGATCGCGCCGCTGCCGTCACCATTGTCTGCATCTTCACCACACTTGCGCTGCTCGCGACCGTGTTGCTTATCCCCGTGGATGTGGCTCTCGTCTCATCCACGTCGCGATCGAGCCTCGGGCGCAAGAAGGACTGGGCCACACCCGACAAGGTCGACAGCATCGTCTACACGCTGCGCATCGTATACTACACGCTCTACTCGCTTGATGCGGTCCTCTGTCTCCTCGTTATTCCTTTTACCTACTTCTGGTATGAGGAATACGACCAGGATGCGGCCGAGCACGGAGAGCAGACGGCCGCCCAACGCATCGGAGGTGCGCTCAAGTGGACGCTTGGcttcctcatcttcgtcgTGGCCATTTTCCTCGTTGGCTTCTTCGTTCCCTTTGCGAAGCAGGCCAAGGAGGACAAACGCCTCGATCTCGACTACTTCAAGCACCTGTTGTCAGAGAACCGTAAGCATGACCGAAATGTCCACATACGAAATTACATGAGCTAATTCTTTCAGATGGCGAACGCGCTCTATCCTTTGGTCTTGGCTTCTTGATCACAGTTGGCACCGTTCTTTTCGTCCTCTACACTGGTGCCGGAATGGCGCTCCTTCCCGTGGCCATGATCAAGTCCGCGCCTTCCGTCTCAGCCCCCACCCTTGCCGCCAACACTGCATCTCAGCTCGAGACTAACCGCGAGCGTCAAAGACAGCTTGAGGGCCGCAATGAAGGCCGCGAGGGCGGACTCGACAGCAGGGACAGGCGAGAGCTGGAGGCGCTGGTACGTGAAGAGCGCACACTCATCCGCCGCGAGCGCCTTGCTGCTGAGTCCAGCGGCGAGGACCGCCATTGGATCGTCAAGGCCTGGATCAAGACTGAAGCCTTCTTCCGCCCCCTCAAGCTCATTGGCGGCCTTATCCTTCTCGTCTTTGCTCTCGTCATCTTCGCTAGCATGCTCATCACTGGTATTGACAAGGCCAAGAACTCCATCTGCGGTGCTCACTGCGGCTACATTCTTGGTCACATCAACATCTTCCAACCGCTCAACTGGGTCCTCGTCAAATCAGCCAAGGTCTTTCCCATTGACTATGTTCTGTTCTTGCTCCTTGTTCTCTTCTTGTTTTCCGCCTCCGTTGTTGGCATCGCCACTGCTGGCATCCGCTTCCTGTGGGTTACCATCTTCAAGATCCGCAAGGGGCAGACTTCGCCACAGGCTCTTCTCATGGCCACTGTGCTACTCACTCTCATCACTCTCGCCATCAACTACTCCGTCGCCATGGTGGTTGCACCTCAATATGCCACCTGGGGTCCACAGACCTACTGTGACATGAAGACCAACAGCCTAGATGAGCAGCCCGACTGTGCTGAGCACAAAGACCTGATCAAGCCCTGCAGCGAACTCGCCACCAACCCCGCCGCACAACAGGTCTGCACACCCTCAGTTCTCAGTACCTTCATCAACCGGGTCACAATCAACTTCCCCTTCTTTGGTATTGTTCTCTTCTGGGCCCAGTTCGCCTTCCTTGGTGTTTACCTGATTGTCTTCTTGACGACACTGTTCAAGGCACCAACGCTCGATCAGGAGCAAATTGATCGTGACTtggaagaggaagaggacgAAGGTCTACTGGCCAGCACGGGACGCAGGTTTGGTGCTGCCTGGAGTGACGTTACTGGACGGGCTACGAAGCCTGCCAACTATGGAGCTACTGAGAGGGATGAGAGGATTCAGTAGTATACTTCTGGTCAAAACTTCACATGAGGTCTAAAATTGTTTACAATAGGAAATGCAACCGAGTTTGGGTCTTGAACGGGATGGTACACATGGGCTTTTGGGAGGTTTCTTGTCTCGGTTTAGTCGGTCTTTTGTGTGGCACTGTCAATGTTTCTTTGAAATTTGTATGATACCTTGAGTTATCTTATTGTGCGTTTTCATCGAAATGTCAATTTTACCTTTGCATCTATCTCTTGAATATTGGCCACCCTGCCCGAGCTTGAAGCAAAACACGCTGTTGCCTAGATTGCGCGCTAAATACTCGCCTAATACTCTCCTTCACCACTTTCACTTCCAGCATTGGCTTGCCAAGACCTATAACCTAGTGCGGGGTTGGTGCAGACCTTGAGaccctctctctctctccatcTCTCCATCCCCTCACCTCTTGTAGAAGCCCTCGGCGCAGCAAGATAATCCGATATGACACCTTCAACTGTCGCACCGGTGGCGGATGAGACGCACGAGTCCGAAGTCAAGTCCGAAGGCAAACAGGAGGCGACTCTCCAAGCTTAAGCTGCAGCTGCACGCGATTCCATGTAAGAATCCGATGAAACCTATATTTTTTTCATGGCTGATCGGGACAACTTATAGCTCCCAGCTCAACGCAAGTAACTCGCCACTTCTACGCCTTCCTGCAGAGTTCGGGATACAGATCTACAAATACGCGTTGGAAGATCGTACCATCTACCTTGACAAAACCTTCCCCAGTCAGACAACTTTACATCACAATATCGCCCTGGTGTATGTGTGCCGCCAAATCAACGCAGAGACCGAACTCCTTCGATATGTGCCCAACATGTTCATATACCAATCCTCGGGCGATGATACCACGGGAACCTTTGTGCACAACCGGTCTCTGGAGCAGCTCTCGGCGATGAATTTGATTACACACCAGGATCTAAATCTTGGATTTCAGTTCTCTGTCAACGGCATCTAATTTGCGGAGGAGTACGGTCATCCTGACGTGTGTCCATCACAAGAAGCCTCCAACAGCGATTGGTACAGGAAACGGAAAAGTCTCAGTCCTAATTCCCGAGATTGCGcacagaagaagaggttATGAGCATGAGAACTACAGGATAACAATGCGGAGGAAGGGCTTGTCTAACAGAGTGCTTGTCTACCACGAGTCGGATACCTCATCACACAACCAGTAGTTCCAGAATCAAAAACTTTACCACATGTAATCTTGAAATCACATATGCCTTGCCCAAGTACATTAAGCTACCAAAAATACGTAGCGTTATTTTGGGACATGGATGTATTGCATGCAGCCTTGCGAGCTGGAAGATGTATGTGCGATTAAGCTCCGCTAGTGCGCCGAGGGCGGAGACAACCCATGTAACTATGCAGATCCCGCTGCGTGCCAAGTCTCCACTCTGTTGCTTCTCCGCTGTAAGATATCCCATCATCTGAACCTTGGAGGACAGGTATGATGAAAATGCGCTAATATTCGCATTAAGTGCGCGGAGAATAGTATACAGGATCTTTCTGTTTGATAGGGATAAGCATTCCACACGAAAGATCCGGTCAAAGGAGAGATCCACGGCGAACAAGGTGTGATTTAGACGTTTTGTGTTCGCCCTTTGTGAATGCATGGATTTCTGGTTTCTGTTTTAGATGGTTATGAATTAGCAGAATTCAACTGTTTTGCATTGGACTATGATGTGAATACGCCAGTTGCTTGTTAGTCCTACGGATAATGGTTTGGATCCTATTGGGTGTTTGAGTTTTACGTATGCTGCGCGCTGTGACATGTGCACACATAGTGTCAAGCTTTCATATCACCCCACGTGGCTTTCTACCCGTGTTGCGCAAACGGCGCCAGGTGAGCATGTGTGGGTCCAGCCCTTGCATATTCTAGGCAGCCTTGCACTGCTGCAGGGTTCGTATACTAGATCCGGCCATAGTTTGCTTATGATGTTTGCGTTCACTGTCGCTAACGTTAGTGGCGGGGGCGGCTATCACGGCAGCTGCCGTCCGGGTAGGTCATGCTTTGCGAGCTTGATTCTCTCACCTGGCCCCCATGTCTGTGTTGGCGCGTTGTCTCGATTTCTACCATCCGCTAATAACTGTCGGATGTAGGACAGGGCAgaagagaggaagaaggTTTTTGTATTGAGAGAGCTACATAGAGCGATTATATACACAACCGAGATGAGTAAGCAGGTGACGAGGAGTCACGTGAGATACAGTTCACAGTGTACCAGGTGAACTGAGGTGCCAGGCTGACAATGACGTTTGCTGCACTTTTGTCTGAACCTCTGTCGCGCTGGCCACGAACCTCTTTAATCTACTCTCCTACCACAACTACTTCTTTGTACAAGGTTACACCATCGGATTTCTGCATCACACAACATCAACATGCAGACTCTTCCCTGGACGATTTCATGGATGCTTTGGCTACTCATTGCCTGTAGCGCGGTGATCAACGCAGCCGTGAACAACCTTACCGGCCTGCTGGAAGTGGATCTGGTTTTTCCGCAGAACGACTCCTACGCACCCACGAACGATATGCCTATCATCTTTGCTATCCAGAATCCTGAGTTGGCTCCGGTGCTTGATATCACCATTATGTTTGATATCTACGACCGCGACGACCGATTCGGCAATGGTAGTACTAGCGGCATATACGACATACAATGGGCAAACCTCTCCAGTAGTAACCCCTACTTTGAATACCGCACCTTCTCCAAATTCAACCGCGAGGGCTGTTGGGCTATTCTCTAGAGCGTGGGCTGGATCAACTGTACGAAAAAAGATGGCCCCTTTAGAAACCTCCCGTTGACCTTTAACTCTTCAACTAATCTTCTCGCCTTCACAAGCAAAGATCTCACACAGGACGTCGACCTTGTTTCCGCTACCGAAAACAAAAAGTGTTCCGATGGCATGGGGGTTGCTTTCAATATCACCGACAACTATGACGCCCCACTCGATCATTATTGGCCTGGCAAAGGAACATGTGGACTGGTAGCATTGCCTCTTCCTACCCCCGATCCTTGTCGAGTCAAGATCAATTCAGCTGCTGCGTCAAGCATCTCAGCTTCTATCACCAAGCGCCGATGCGATGATATAGCACACTGGAACAAGAAAGCTCTGCCAGCAGATTGTCCAGCAGATGAGAATGCGGCTCAGCGAGTGCTTGTTGGCGGTCTGGTATGCTTTATGGCAGTTGTCGGAGCGTTAGGCTTC from Pyrenophora tritici-repentis strain M4 chromosome 8, whole genome shotgun sequence includes the following:
- a CDS encoding DnaJ, DnaJ-class molecular chaperone with C-terminal Zn finger domain protein, which produces MVKDTKFYDLLGVSPDCTEAQLKSAYKKGALKWHPDKNAHNPEAADKFKDLSHAYEVLSDPQKRQIYDQYGEEGLEQGGMGGGGGMAAEDLFAQFFGGGGGPFGGMFGGGMGGGREQGPKKARTISHVHKVSLEDVYRGKVSKLALQKSVICPKCHGVGGKEGAVKKCAGCDGRGMKHMMRQMGPMIQRFQTVCPDCQGEGEIIRDKDRCKQCNGKKTIIERKVLHVHVDRGVKSGHKIEFRGEGDQLPDVEPGDVVFEIEQKPHARFQRKDDDLFYHTEIDLLTALAGGQIHIEHLDERWLTVDIIPGECISPGEVKVIRGQGMPSYRHHDFGNMYIQFDVKFPERLGGEDGTPLTPEQIRALESVLPPRKVPESLPPPDAMTEDFTLEDVDASGESARARGMGGMDDDDDEMHPGAERVQCASQ
- a CDS encoding SFT1, Pre cleavage and polyadenylation specificity factor codes for the protein MQCYTEIAPPTAVSHALHLPFLHSRSNNLVVAKNSLLQIFELKSTTTEVTPGAGENSENAAANLDTEAADVPLQRTENTAKLVLVAEFPLAGTVISLARVKALNTKSKGEALLVAFRDAKLSLVEWDPETYNLHTISIHYYENPDLPGIAPWSADLKDTYNFLTADPSSRCAALKFGTHNLAILPFRQRDLVEDDYDSDADGPKETKADQANGTNGEHKTPYSSSFVLPLTNLDPTLTHPVHLAFLHEYREPTFGIVAASRATAPSLLAQRKDILTYSVFTLDLEQKASTTLLSVSGLPYDITKVVPLPSPIGGALLVGGNEIIHVDQGGKTNGVAVNEFAKACTSFSLSDQSDLALHLEGCSIELLSQETGDVLIVLNNGRLLILTFTLDGRTVSGMTIQTVAADHGGHLLKSAASCTSNLGRGRLFIGSEDGESVMLGWTGLTNQLRRKLSNADLDGEDDSEEEEIDDMEDDLYNDTAPTMHKITAAVSEPTAPGTYTFRIHDVLPSIAPIKDAVLHPGKVTESLNRGEIMLSTGRGAAGAITALDRELHPISVATKELPSAHGVWAVHARKQAPGDVTAAFGEDTEANMATDVDYDQYLVMSKNGEDGTVVYEVNGDKLTETDKGDFEREEGTTLLVGILAAGTKVVQVMRTEVRIYDSELNLVHIQSMEEEEEGGSTKELNIINASFADPYLLILREDSSVKIFKANSDDELEEVEASGLSGSQWLSASLFKSSSFTEVFAFLLTPEGGLRVFAMSDMQKPCYVAEALSFLPPMLTMDYVPKRSAAKATITEILAADLGDATTKSPHLIIRTSSDNLVIYKAFHAPSRSASDLWTKNLRWVKLSQQHVPRYIEDNGSEDPGFESTLVALDDVCGYSTVFQRGTTPAFIFKEASSAPRVIGLSGKPVKSLTSFHTSKCQRGFAYLDSTDTLRICQLPPQTHYGHLGWATRRMPMDSEVHALTYHPSGLYIVGTGQTEDYQLDPTETYHYDLPKEDLTFKPSIERGVVKLLDEKSWTIIDTHILDPQEIVLSIKTLNLEVSEITHQRKDLIAVGTSVVHGEDLATKGCIRIFEVITVVPQPDRPETNKRLKLIVKDEVKGAVSAISELGTQGFLIMAQGQKCMVRGLKEDGTLLPVAFMDMQCYVSDLKNLPGTGMLAMGDAYRGVWFTGYTEEPYKMSLFARSKHNLETIAVDFLPFDQQLHLVVADADMNLQILQFDPDNPKSEAGSRLLHKATFHTGHLPTSLHLIHSHLKLPSATDFAATNSNPADAFAMDTSPNTTTDTPQQPFHQILHTTQSGTLALLTPLSEDSYRRLSNLTAYLANTLDSACSLNPRAFRTGDVAEGGWDAGTGARGVLDGNLLLRWGELGERGRREGLAKYGEGEWMFWGEREVLAGWGAFGGRGR
- a CDS encoding LMBR1 domain containing protein 1, whose product is MALIQTSLIWVAYAVAVAILFLIASTFVYVYQKPRDRAAAVTIVCIFTTLALLATVLLIPVDVALVSSTSRSSLGRKKDWATPDKVDSIVYTLRIVYYTLYSLDAVLCLLVIPFTYFWYEEYDQDAAEHGEQTAAQRIGGALKWTLGFLIFVVAIFLVGFFVPFAKQAKEDKRLDLDYFKHLLSENHGERALSFGLGFLITVGTVLFVLYTGAGMALLPVAMIKSAPSVSAPTLAANTASQLETNRERQRQLEGRNEGREGGLDSRDRRELEALVREERTLIRRERLAAESSGEDRHWIVKAWIKTEAFFRPLKLIGGLILLVFALVIFASMLITGIDKAKNSICGAHCGYILGHINIFQPLNWVLVKSAKVFPIDYVLFLLLVLFLFSASVVGIATAGIRFLWVTIFKIRKGQTSPQALLMATVLLTLITLAINYSVAMVVAPQYATWGPQTYCDMKTNSLDEQPDCAEHKDLIKPCSELATNPAAQQVCTPSVLSTFINRVTINFPFFGIVLFWAQFAFLGVYLIVFLTTLFKAPTLDQEQIDRDLEEEEDEGLLASTGRRFGAAWSDVTGRATKPANYGATERDERIQ